The stretch of DNA AGACAGCTTGATTGCGGTTGTCCCAAAGGGCTCTGCAATCAGGCTAGTGGGTGCAGTTGGTTCTGTGGCCGCACTCGTTGTAGCATTTGCGGTATTTGAGGAGCCGCTCTCACCAAACTCATTACTGGCATAAACCCGGTAATAGCGTGTCGTCCCAGCCGTAAGTCCGCTATGCGTATAGTTCGTTGATGTACCTGTATGAAGATCGCTCCAGCCAGTTTCTTCCTCTGGAGACACCTGAATCCTATACCCGGTGATTGCCGATCCTCCGGTATTTGAGGGTTCGGTCCAACTTAAAATGATCGTGCTTGGGCTCGAGGTGCTGGCTGTCAGACCAGTGGGAGCATCCGGTGGTGATATTGCTGCAGTCGTGGTGGCGGTGACAACATTGGAAGCGATGCTTTCGCTTTCAGTGCCATTGCTGGCATAAACCCGGTAATGACGCGTCGTTCCGGCCGTGAGCCCTCTATGCGTATAGGTCGTTGATAGACCTGAATAAAGATTGGTCCAGCCAGTGTTCCCATCTGGAGATACCTGAATTCGGTACCCGGTGATCGCCGCTCCTCCGGTATTTGAGGGTTCAGCCCACCTTAAAATGATGGCATCCGAGCCTGATGGACTAGCTGTCAAATCAGTTGGAGAACTAGGTGGCGTCACTGTTGTGGTAGTACCTGTAGTAGCAGTAGCAACGTTTGAAGGACGGCTAGGGCCCCGAACATTGAGAGCACGGATCCGATAAAAGTAGGTCGTATTTATTGGCAGTCCAAAATGTAAAAAAGTATTCTGCTCAGGGGCAAGTTCCTTCAGGTGTGACCAAGATGTACCCGCGTTAGAAGACACCTCAATTCGGTAACCGGTGAGATCTAATCCTCCATTATAAGTTGTATGTCTCCATGTTAAGCCAATACCAGATTCTTGTGAATTCCATTCAGCATTTAATTCTGTAGGCGGGTTTGGGACGGTAGGAGTAGCGGCTTCTATGGTAACATTTTGGGTGTGTACAGGCTTACTCTCACCGAGGCGATTGATCGTAAAAATCCGGAAGTTACGACCAGTTAGAGGTTCAAGATTACGTTTGGTATACGTCGTAGTCGTAGGCCCCAAATTGGCTAAATCGGACCATGACTCGGTAGCGTCAGCGAGGCCTATTGAGACGTGAGGTGAGAATTGAATTCGATAGCCGGTGATCGCAGCCCCTCCGGTCTCCAATGGAGGCTTCCACGAAAGTCTTATCGTAAATGGACTTGCTTCGGATCTAAAATCAATCGGGGAGTCCGGCACTGATGGTGCCGTCGTGGTAGCCTCGGCAACATTTGAGGGATCGCTTTCACCATACTCATTAAACGCACTGATTCGAAAATACCGGGTTGTTTCAGGGGCGAATATAAGGTTGTGAAACCTTGCGGAACTTTTCGTATTGGCGACCATCGTTGTCCAAGGGCCCTCAGCCCCTGTCGAAGAAACCTCAATCCTGTACCCTGTAATTGATGGATCCACCAAATATTCTACATTTTCGTCGGGACCAGTTACGGGACCAATTACTGGTGGATACCAACTTAATTCAATCACGGTTGCCCCTCTAGTCGTTGCAGTTAAATTTGTGGGTGGTTTTGGCCCTGCAGAATTACTGGTGGAATCGATGGTAAACGCAGGGGGGGTATCGCCGTCAGATATGGTGGTGACCATGTCAGGGCCATCTGCTTCATTCTCGGATGAGCAAGTAGGTGTTCCAGAAAAGAGAGCGAAATTCAGAGGGAACGACCTGAAATGACTTGAACAAATCACAGGAGGATCAGCAACTGGACCATCCAAATTCTTACTAATCGCAATCGTTTCCACCGGGTTGCCCAAAGCTGTATGGGTAAAAGACAATATTGCCAAGAACACAAATATTCTTCGCATCCGTACGAGGGAAAGAAATGGTGCTCCGCGAGACACCAACATCTCTACGGAGCCTATCCTTGAAATGTTTTCTAGTAATTTTAACATTAAATCATAGATGTTCTTGATACAACTGCTCCCACTAACTCGTTTTTTGCTCATCGAAATTAAGATTTTCAGGGTAATCGTCTGTGAATTGTTCGTATTTCTGCTGTTTCAATCATGATTCCACTACAAAAACAGGTGAGAGAGCATGAATTTTGGCTAAAACGGTCTCAAATTTTGCAAAAACAAAAGCAGGACGTCCCATTCTACGGGGAGTTACGACTTAGTGGGAGCAGCTGTTCTTGATATAGATTTTCACGCAAAATCCTCCGTTTGAAGGCGGCCAAAGCTTTGGGGGTACCTAGAAGCATATCTCACAGGTTGGAGCAGGATTTTGCGAGAGTCTTGTTTGAAAAACGAACTTAATGAGACTTTAAGCCTAGATGTGCCTGAAATACAATAGTCATTCACAGGGATCGGGGAGAGCACTCTCCATCTTACTCGAGTACCACAATTGGTGGCATTTATTCTGATAGATTTTTTTTATGTTCCATCGTAAGTCCGTCCAGTTTATTCTGGGCATAACGAGGTCTAAACCATAATTTTCATGCCAAATTGATTTTTTGGCTTAATTACGCCAATTTGGAACCTTCTATTTCGAAACCACTTTTTAAGAGGCCTCAAGAGCATTCTATATGGCGGTTTTTGATGGAATGGAACCTGATGTTCACATTCAAATCGTACGGATACTTCAAATCCAACTCGCAGGAGATCTTGAACAGATACGGAACGAATGTCAGCAAGAAGGTGAAATTCGTGGAATGGATTTCAACGCCTCCTGTGTGCATGAAACTTTGAGATCTGTGCTGTCAAAAACTACACTAGGAGGTCTTCTAGGACTAAATTGCACGCGATAAAAAGATTCCATTTTGATGTGAATTTCAAAAAACGTAACCTTGTTGAATGTTCTGGACTGGATTTGTAGGTGGCTCCAATACGAAATCCTACACCGAAATACAGTCTCGGAAATTCCTCATAAAATTCAACCCCTCAAGGTAGCAACATCATTCTGAATATATAGAGCCAATATTTTTCAATACGACCTGATCATTACAGAATCTCAAATGAAGTATTTACAGATTGTGTCGAGAAGTGATTTTGATTGATCGGGCTGCAGATGTTATGTTTCGCCTTCACATTATCTTCTAATTCATGAATCAAACGCCTAGTATTGAACCGACGAAAGCCTTCTTGGACCGATGTCTGAGAAGAATTGAAGTGGTCGGTAATAAATTACCAGATCCGTCAATGCTTTTTCTATTGTTATTGGTTGTCGTCTGGATCCTGAGTGCAGTCTTATCGAATTTCTCTTTCTCTTCGGTCATTGATCCTCGCACCGACGCACCGCTGGTAATCAATAACTTATTGACTGGTAGTGCAATCACCGACTTTATGAGTCGGATGGTTTCAATTTTTACCGGGTTTGCTCCGCTTGGTGTGGTACTGGTTGCAATGCTTGGCGTGGGAGTGGCTGATGAGGCGGGGTACTTTAATACGGGGATTAAAGTACTCTTGTCAAAGACTTCCATAGGGCTTTTGACCCCGGTAGTCGTTTTGGTCGGTTT from Rhodothermaceae bacterium encodes:
- a CDS encoding T9SS type A sorting domain-containing protein — encoded protein: MSKKRVSGSSCIKNIYDLMLKLLENISRIGSVEMLVSRGAPFLSLVRMRRIFVFLAILSFTHTALGNPVETIAISKNLDGPVADPPVICSSHFRSFPLNFALFSGTPTCSSENEADGPDMVTTISDGDTPPAFTIDSTSNSAGPKPPTNLTATTRGATVIELSWYPPVIGPVTGPDENVEYLVDPSITGYRIEVSSTGAEGPWTTMVANTKSSARFHNLIFAPETTRYFRISAFNEYGESDPSNVAEATTTAPSVPDSPIDFRSEASPFTIRLSWKPPLETGGAAITGYRIQFSPHVSIGLADATESWSDLANLGPTTTTYTKRNLEPLTGRNFRIFTINRLGESKPVHTQNVTIEAATPTVPNPPTELNAEWNSQESGIGLTWRHTTYNGGLDLTGYRIEVSSNAGTSWSHLKELAPEQNTFLHFGLPINTTYFYRIRALNVRGPSRPSNVATATTGTTTTVTPPSSPTDLTASPSGSDAIILRWAEPSNTGGAAITGYRIQVSPDGNTGWTNLYSGLSTTYTHRGLTAGTTRHYRVYASNGTESESIASNVVTATTTAAISPPDAPTGLTASTSSPSTIILSWTEPSNTGGSAITGYRIQVSPEEETGWSDLHTGTSTNYTHSGLTAGTTRYYRVYASNEFGESGSSNTANATTSAATEPTAPTSLIAEPFGTTAIKLSWSAPLESGGSPITGYRIEVSADGTTGSWSDLQTSAIETTAYTHEGLRAATTRHYRVYAMNAIGESDASGVVSATTEGIGLQFAGETGSHTYTMNTVIPWYVLPEAHGGMPPYAYTLTPALPEGLDFDASMRTVSGTPTTAMSATNYIYRVTDAEGTAVNLMFTIEIVEAVVFKGMIHDQSLARGQLMDPLMFPDASGGVAPIVYELTPGLPEGLIFNEQTRALSGTPMMVTQAPIHLKYSATDTNGSSDSLTFTIEIFSPVAIENTVLPRSFTVHGNYPNPFNPSTRIQFDLPENALVILQVMDVLGRELMRLPVKEFDAGYSHGIDLNTTNLASGNYLYRVIATGSNGLYAKTGHMTLVK